One genomic window of SAR202 cluster bacterium includes the following:
- the rplS gene encoding 50S ribosomal protein L19 — protein sequence MEPNQLVQAPNKENIDDFSPGDTIKVDVRIIEGNRERVQSLEGVVIGEKGSGLQRTFTLRRTTRGFGVELTFPIHSPKLESLKVLRRGDVRRAKLYYLRNRSGKSARIKEKRQY from the coding sequence ATGGAACCTAATCAACTGGTTCAAGCCCCAAATAAAGAAAATATAGATGATTTTTCACCCGGAGATACTATAAAGGTTGATGTTCGTATCATCGAAGGTAATCGAGAGCGTGTACAATCACTAGAAGGTGTAGTAATCGGAGAAAAAGGTTCTGGATTGCAACGAACCTTCACCTTACGTAGAACAACCAGAGGATTTGGTGTTGAGTTAACTTTTCCAATACACTCTCCTAAATTGGAGAGTTTGAAGGTTTTGCGTCGTGGAGATGTTAGACGTGCAAAACTTTATTATCTACGAAATCGTTCAGGAAAATCTGCCCGAATCAAGGAAAAAAGACAATATTAA
- a CDS encoding cell division protein FtsZ, translating to TKSGTINLDFADVKTIMSGAGPAWMAIGNARGEDRAVEAAKAAINSPLLDVSIDGAKGVLLNVSGGTDLTLNEVQKAADLIESIVDPDANIIFGMSNDPRLEDEVSITIIATGFQAVENVIPNSDDLLSQLDIEVLDSEDALDIPPFIRRNKTFNKRGIFGL from the coding sequence TACTAAATCTGGAACTATCAACTTAGATTTTGCTGATGTCAAAACAATTATGAGTGGCGCAGGTCCAGCTTGGATGGCTATAGGTAATGCCCGAGGAGAAGATCGAGCTGTTGAAGCTGCTAAAGCAGCTATCAATAGTCCTTTATTAGATGTATCGATAGATGGAGCCAAGGGTGTTTTATTAAATGTTTCAGGTGGAACAGATCTTACTCTTAATGAGGTCCAAAAAGCAGCGGATCTAATTGAAAGTATTGTAGATCCTGATGCTAATATCATATTCGGTATGTCAAATGATCCAAGACTGGAAGATGAGGTATCAATAACAATAATTGCTACGGGATTCCAAGCTGTAGAGAATGTGATTCCTAATAGTGACGATCTATTATCACAATTAGATATAGAAGTTTTAGATTCTGAAGATGCATTAGATATACCTCCTTTTATACGTAGGAATAAAACCTTTAATAAAAGAGGAATCTTTGGGCTTTAA
- a CDS encoding MogA/MoaB family molybdenum cofactor biosynthesis protein yields the protein MFELGIITCSDKGSKGQRDDLSGKLIQEILEKNGFHLYFYAVIPDDFDTIKAQLVELSDIDEIDLIITTGGTGITKRDVTPEATKAIVEKEILGIPEIMRVKTYDLNPLSIISRSVCGYRNKTLIINLPGNPRAISECLNIILPVLDHAIKLIQSDSLDH from the coding sequence ATGTTTGAATTAGGTATTATAACCTGTAGTGACAAAGGCTCCAAAGGACAGAGAGATGATCTTAGCGGTAAATTAATTCAAGAAATTCTTGAAAAAAATGGGTTTCATTTATATTTTTATGCCGTTATACCTGATGATTTCGACACTATAAAAGCCCAGCTTGTAGAACTTTCTGATATTGATGAAATAGATTTAATTATTACCACAGGCGGTACAGGAATTACTAAAAGAGATGTTACTCCCGAGGCAACTAAAGCTATTGTCGAAAAGGAAATATTAGGAATTCCAGAAATCATGAGAGTTAAAACTTATGATCTTAATCCTCTATCAATTATAAGTAGGTCAGTATGCGGTTATAGAAATAAAACACTAATAATTAATTTACCTGGGAACCCTAGAGCAATTAGTGAATGTTTGAATATAATACTTCCGGTATTAGATCATGCAATCAAATTAATACAAAGCGATTCTTTAGACCATTGA
- the priA gene encoding primosomal protein N', whose protein sequence is MLYAEVAVDALILEPKTYTYSIPKDMNISVGQMVQVPLRNKFVDGIVTEVKDSVDLSYIKPIYKCDDIGALLNSHQIYLARWISDYYFTSFYTCLVLMIPPGFSNRSQQYLQAHESSTNDMPEDLFKALGKKLKFKGNIDQLKKLLSKDSVIILNKLIKSKNITVEWDWVNKTTMLDDLRVQRLSEAVDVNPVIDKTKFRPKNIYTDDFILTDYQHKAVQKLSEEIKSNKFSVNLLHGITGSGKTEVYLRCIEECLNLNKRVLFLIPEISLIDQVIKELEMRFPGKITYFHSSMKAREHRKVWWDIHANKFEVVVGPRSALFTPIDNIGLIIIDEEHEWNYKQEEPNPRYNARSVAMIKAENLNATVLLGSATPDLITYHRAKVMGSINMHELPYRISDKSMNRSSYSWSDNLADVEVVDMKEELQNGNTSIFSTSLLDNINQTAYRDEQIILLVNRRGTSVSLRCQHCSEIVSCSSCNAVLTYHSSIEKLICHLCNRKYNTNYKCSKCESSDIKMLGFGTQRVVSEIKEHFPDLLVSRWDRDISQENRHDPEVLRDFSNGNAQILVGTQMVAKGLNIPNVTLVGIVLADIGLFIPDYRSSEKIFQLIYQVVGRSGRGEKPGKGIVQTYFPDNYVIDLASKQDFSSFYEVEAKFRQIHNLPPYSRIVKLVYSHFDPQRAQKEAERMKRELMQIRSKWDYWYIDISGPVPSFYNKLRGKYRWQIILRGPNPRDIINRVKISDNWIIDVDPLSFN, encoded by the coding sequence ATGTTATATGCTGAAGTTGCTGTTGATGCACTAATTTTAGAACCTAAAACTTATACGTATTCCATACCTAAAGATATGAATATATCAGTGGGGCAGATGGTTCAGGTTCCATTAAGAAATAAGTTTGTAGATGGTATTGTTACTGAGGTAAAAGATTCTGTCGACTTGTCTTATATCAAACCTATATATAAATGTGATGATATAGGTGCTTTACTAAATTCTCATCAAATTTATTTAGCTAGATGGATTAGCGATTATTATTTTACTTCTTTTTATACATGCTTAGTGTTAATGATTCCACCTGGGTTTTCTAATCGATCTCAACAATATTTACAAGCCCACGAATCTAGTACAAATGATATGCCCGAGGATTTATTTAAAGCCTTAGGAAAAAAATTAAAATTCAAAGGAAACATTGATCAGTTAAAAAAATTATTATCAAAAGATTCCGTAATTATTTTAAATAAACTAATCAAATCTAAAAATATTACTGTTGAATGGGATTGGGTTAACAAAACTACAATGCTTGATGATTTGAGAGTCCAACGATTAAGTGAGGCTGTGGATGTAAATCCTGTCATTGATAAAACTAAATTTCGGCCTAAAAATATATATACTGATGATTTTATTTTGACAGACTATCAGCATAAAGCTGTGCAAAAATTGAGTGAAGAAATTAAATCAAATAAGTTTTCAGTTAATTTACTGCATGGTATTACTGGGAGCGGTAAAACAGAAGTATATCTTAGATGTATAGAAGAATGTTTAAATTTAAATAAAAGAGTTCTCTTTCTTATTCCAGAAATTTCTTTAATTGATCAAGTTATTAAAGAATTAGAAATGAGATTTCCTGGGAAAATAACTTATTTTCATAGTTCTATGAAAGCACGTGAACATAGAAAAGTTTGGTGGGATATTCATGCAAATAAATTTGAAGTAGTAGTTGGCCCTAGAAGTGCTTTATTTACTCCTATTGATAATATTGGATTAATAATCATCGATGAAGAACATGAATGGAATTACAAACAAGAAGAACCTAACCCTAGATATAATGCGCGTTCTGTGGCCATGATAAAGGCTGAGAATTTAAATGCAACAGTATTATTGGGTAGCGCTACTCCAGATCTAATAACCTATCATAGAGCCAAAGTAATGGGTTCAATAAATATGCATGAATTGCCTTATCGTATTTCAGATAAATCCATGAATAGATCCAGTTATTCATGGAGTGACAATTTAGCTGATGTTGAAGTTGTTGATATGAAAGAAGAATTACAAAATGGCAATACAAGTATATTTAGCACGTCGTTGCTTGATAATATAAATCAGACTGCATATAGGGATGAACAGATAATTTTACTCGTTAATCGCAGAGGGACTTCTGTTTCTTTAAGATGCCAACACTGCTCTGAGATTGTATCATGCTCGAGTTGTAATGCTGTTCTAACATACCATTCTTCTATAGAAAAATTGATTTGTCATCTATGTAACCGTAAATATAATACGAATTATAAATGTAGCAAATGCGAATCTAGTGATATTAAAATGTTAGGTTTTGGAACTCAAAGAGTTGTATCTGAAATTAAAGAGCATTTTCCTGACTTATTAGTTTCTAGGTGGGATAGAGATATTTCGCAAGAAAATCGACATGATCCAGAAGTGTTACGAGATTTTTCTAATGGAAATGCTCAAATATTAGTTGGAACACAGATGGTAGCCAAAGGTCTAAATATACCAAACGTGACATTAGTAGGAATAGTTTTAGCAGATATAGGTTTGTTTATACCTGATTACAGATCAAGTGAAAAAATATTTCAATTGATATATCAAGTCGTTGGCCGTTCTGGACGAGGCGAAAAGCCAGGCAAAGGCATAGTACAGACATACTTCCCTGATAATTATGTTATTGATTTAGCATCCAAGCAAGATTTTTCTAGTTTTTATGAAGTGGAAGCAAAATTCAGACAAATACATAATTTACCTCCTTATAGTAGGATTGTTAAGTTAGTTTATTCTCATTTTGATCCACAAAGAGCTCAAAAAGAAGCTGAAAGAATGAAGAGAGAACTAATGCAAATAAGAAGTAAATGGGATTATTGGTACATTGATATTTCCGGTCCGGTTCCATCCTTTTATAATAAATTGAGAGGAAAATATCGTTGGCAAATAATTCTTCGAGGCCCAAATCCACGAGATATTATTAATAGAGTAAAAATCTCTGATAATTGGATTATAGATGTAGATCCTTTGTCGTTTAATTAG
- the trmD gene encoding tRNA (guanosine(37)-N1)-methyltransferase TrmD, translating to MNFEVFSLFPDMFETIFKDGIISRALNNQLVKINLHDWRDKSTDNYKTVDDYQYGGGPGMVLKPEPLFDSVESVITRKNVPVILLSPQGKKFDQKKARELSNCDQIALICGRYGGFDERIRKHLATEELSIGDYVMSGGELAAMVVIDTVSRLLPGVLGNEDSYKLDSFYSDLIQYPQYTRPFSYRGWDVPEILLSGNHKEINDWRRKQSIIRTAKKRPEMIDPSDLSFDELRLLEQNDE from the coding sequence ATTAATTTTGAAGTTTTTTCACTTTTTCCTGACATGTTTGAAACAATATTTAAGGATGGCATAATTTCACGAGCTTTAAATAACCAACTAGTAAAGATTAATCTACATGATTGGCGAGATAAATCTACAGATAATTATAAGACAGTAGATGATTATCAATATGGCGGTGGACCAGGAATGGTTCTAAAACCTGAACCATTGTTTGATAGTGTTGAATCAGTTATTACAAGGAAGAATGTACCTGTGATACTTTTATCTCCACAAGGAAAGAAATTCGATCAAAAGAAAGCTAGAGAACTTTCAAATTGTGATCAAATAGCTTTAATATGTGGAAGATATGGAGGATTTGATGAAAGAATTAGAAAACATTTGGCTACAGAAGAATTAAGCATAGGAGATTACGTTATGAGTGGCGGCGAGTTAGCTGCAATGGTTGTTATTGATACCGTTTCTAGACTTTTACCAGGTGTATTGGGAAATGAAGATTCATATAAACTCGATTCTTTCTATTCAGATTTGATACAATATCCACAATACACTCGGCCGTTTTCTTACAGAGGTTGGGATGTACCCGAAATCTTGTTATCGGGGAATCATAAAGAAATAAATGATTGGAGAAGAAAGCAATCTATAATACGCACAGCAAAAAAACGCCCTGAGATGATTGATCCTTCAGACCTATCTTTTGATGAATTAAGATTATTAGAACAAAATGATGAATAA